From Priestia aryabhattai, one genomic window encodes:
- a CDS encoding DUF2975 domain-containing protein, with translation MKQGSTFFLKIAVGLMGIPVLALCVLSIIQLAHHPVNPDYSYLLYPGVTIMYVSVIPYFIALYQAFRLLCYIDKNEAFSEMSVRVLKKIKYCAITISILYVIMMPFVYLVAEKDDAPGLIIIGMVPVFASMVIAVFAAVLQKLLKEAIDIKSENDLTV, from the coding sequence ATGAAACAAGGTTCAACCTTTTTTTTAAAAATAGCTGTTGGTCTTATGGGAATTCCTGTTCTTGCTTTATGCGTATTGAGCATCATCCAATTAGCTCATCATCCCGTTAATCCAGATTATTCGTATCTACTCTATCCTGGTGTCACCATTATGTATGTATCTGTGATTCCATATTTTATTGCGTTGTATCAGGCGTTTCGTCTTTTATGCTACATCGATAAGAATGAAGCGTTCTCTGAAATGTCTGTGAGAGTTTTGAAGAAAATAAAATACTGTGCTATCACAATTAGCATTTTATATGTAATCATGATGCCGTTTGTTTATCTCGTAGCGGAGAAAGATGATGCTCCAGGTCTCATCATTATCGGTATGGTTCCTGTTTTTGCATCTATGGTCATTGCTGTTTTCGCTGCTGTTCTTCAAAAACTGTTAAAAGAAGCGATTGATATAAAATCAGAAAATGACTTAACGGTCTAA
- a CDS encoding helix-turn-helix domain-containing protein, whose translation MAIIINIDVMLAKRKMSVTELSERVGITMANLSILKNGKAKAVRFSTLEAICKALECQPGDILEYRNDTDSE comes from the coding sequence ATGGCAATTATTATTAATATTGACGTGATGTTAGCTAAAAGGAAAATGAGTGTAACAGAACTTTCAGAGAGAGTCGGAATCACAATGGCTAACCTTTCTATATTAAAAAATGGAAAGGCAAAAGCCGTTCGTTTTTCAACTTTAGAAGCAATTTGTAAAGCCTTAGAATGCCAGCCTGGGGATATTTTAGAATATAGAAATGATACAGATAGTGAATAA
- a CDS encoding MFS transporter: protein MKIEKHWGISLLAVLAIGPGLMLNTALNSIHEILQKTFNNQSYISITPVLIGVISFAFCIPFGPILRHKLGERRTYVFSMCLFLIGAIVSITSNSFLGMGIGRFLQGIGTGLTLMMMIPMLVLSFPIHKRNFALLILIGGFYGSSVTGIFLGMLVNSYGHWRWLFYIAIVLSLLGICLSYKFLTNDHSKQQQKDHLPFDIIGLTLMFIFTAFIAFTLLNLQKLGWTSTYVWIGIVGSITFLCFLFIAEWHIENPLIPFRLVVSPKPALAILIAIIGNISMSLTLLSLQGLLKNGSVFDKGDISLIYIGLFVGIVIAAILSTILYDKVGPGVLGILGAIIIMGVNIQWIYLKGTVPAFLFVSSFAALIAGVGLTVASGLMGAALGGPLPSLVPRMVTVQFIRVIASAVIPVSSSVVFAKVYKDNLMTVSSEGQLASKENFTQSLHLKSEIITYHTFSAFSCLLSFLVLILSFLMFLTGKGHKLAHKPHDKEKNKENLNAEKIHSTKAKKTTPLPPLDGSSKESFSNQVIGDSEYREALKKFGQPKYSPNKMVYMGDQEYRKALKRIKDIGE, encoded by the coding sequence ATGAAAATAGAAAAACATTGGGGAATTTCTTTACTTGCAGTTTTAGCTATTGGTCCTGGTTTAATGTTAAACACTGCATTAAATTCTATACATGAAATTCTTCAAAAAACTTTTAACAATCAATCTTATATTTCTATAACACCGGTTTTAATAGGGGTTATTAGCTTTGCATTTTGTATTCCATTTGGACCTATCCTTCGACATAAGCTAGGTGAGAGAAGGACGTATGTTTTTTCAATGTGCTTGTTTCTTATAGGAGCTATCGTAAGTATTACTTCCAACAGCTTCTTAGGAATGGGAATTGGGCGGTTTCTACAAGGTATAGGAACTGGTTTAACACTTATGATGATGATTCCAATGCTGGTTCTTTCCTTCCCTATTCATAAACGTAACTTTGCATTACTTATCCTTATAGGCGGATTTTATGGATCTAGTGTTACGGGTATTTTTCTGGGAATGTTAGTGAATAGCTACGGACATTGGAGATGGTTATTCTATATAGCGATTGTACTTTCCTTATTGGGAATATGTTTAAGCTATAAATTCTTAACAAATGATCATTCTAAGCAACAGCAGAAAGATCATTTGCCATTTGACATAATAGGTTTAACTTTAATGTTTATTTTCACAGCATTTATTGCTTTTACATTACTTAATCTCCAAAAATTAGGATGGACATCTACTTATGTATGGATAGGCATAGTAGGAAGCATCACTTTTCTATGCTTTTTATTTATAGCAGAGTGGCATATTGAGAACCCTTTAATCCCCTTTAGATTAGTGGTTTCTCCAAAACCTGCTCTCGCTATACTAATAGCTATTATAGGCAACATTAGTATGAGTTTAACTCTTTTATCATTGCAGGGGCTGCTTAAAAATGGATCTGTTTTTGATAAAGGAGACATTTCACTGATATATATAGGGCTTTTTGTTGGAATAGTGATCGCGGCCATATTAAGTACCATATTGTATGATAAAGTTGGACCAGGCGTATTAGGTATTTTAGGAGCCATCATTATTATGGGAGTTAACATACAATGGATTTATTTAAAAGGTACCGTTCCAGCTTTCCTCTTTGTTAGTAGCTTTGCAGCTTTAATAGCAGGAGTAGGTTTAACAGTTGCATCTGGACTAATGGGTGCAGCTTTAGGCGGACCTTTACCAAGTTTAGTACCTAGGATGGTCACTGTTCAATTCATAAGAGTCATAGCATCTGCAGTAATTCCTGTAAGTAGTAGTGTAGTCTTTGCAAAGGTGTATAAAGATAACCTTATGACGGTAAGTTCAGAAGGCCAGCTTGCTAGTAAAGAAAATTTCACTCAATCTCTACATTTAAAATCTGAAATTATCACCTATCATACTTTTTCTGCTTTTTCGTGTTTATTGAGTTTTTTGGTATTAATTCTCTCGTTTTTGATGTTCCTAACAGGTAAGGGCCACAAGCTAGCTCATAAGCCTCATGATAAAGAAAAAAATAAAGAAAATCTAAATGCGGAAAAGATTCACAGTACAAAAGCTAAAAAAACTACTCCGCTTCCGCCCCTTGACGGTTCATCTAAAGAGTCTTTTTCTAATCAAGTAATTGGTGATAGCGAGTATAGAGAAGCTTTGAAAAAGTTTGGACAACCTAAATATTCTCCTAATAAAATGGTGTATATGGGAGATCAAGAATATAGAAAAGCTCTTAAAAGGATTAAAGACATAGGAGAATAA
- a CDS encoding TetR/AcrR family transcriptional regulator, whose product MSKKTKLDPRIRRTNKYLRDALVELLKEKDVTSITIQEITEKAELTRGTFYLHYQDKQDFLVQSMNEVLEDLLEQVKPKQSNEVSSELEEKDESVSFLKLFEFIYEHADYFKVMLSDRGLPQFRSYMTEIVKKRVYGELISSIREAEDGLDIPKDIFISYITSAHIGVICSWLESDMKFSPAFMANKLTSLTLLGPIRVAGLENKIKLPY is encoded by the coding sequence ATGTCTAAAAAAACAAAATTGGATCCTAGGATAAGAAGAACAAATAAATACTTAAGAGACGCTTTAGTAGAACTTCTTAAGGAGAAAGATGTCACATCAATTACGATTCAGGAAATTACAGAAAAAGCAGAATTAACACGAGGAACATTTTATTTACATTACCAAGATAAGCAAGACTTTCTCGTTCAGAGTATGAATGAAGTTCTAGAAGATCTACTAGAGCAGGTAAAGCCTAAACAAAGTAATGAGGTTTCCTCAGAATTAGAAGAAAAAGATGAATCTGTTTCTTTCTTAAAGCTTTTTGAATTCATCTATGAACATGCCGATTATTTTAAAGTCATGCTAAGTGATCGAGGGTTACCGCAATTTAGAAGTTATATGACGGAAATTGTAAAGAAGAGAGTATATGGAGAGCTAATCTCTTCCATTAGAGAAGCAGAGGATGGACTTGATATTCCTAAAGATATTTTTATCAGTTATATTACATCAGCTCATATAGGTGTAATTTGTTCTTGGTTAGAAAGTGATATGAAATTTAGCCCTGCATTTATGGCCAATAAATTAACTAGCCTAACACTTTTAGGACCAATTCGAGTGGCAGGTTTAGAAAATAAAATAAAGCTTCCTTACTGA
- a CDS encoding HMA2 domain-containing protein, producing MNPKFYVLHDIPGRIRFHIPALRDKKNHVEIEHMFSALKGITSVRIELTIQTMLIHYDVSQLSRNTIFRYVSIFFQQTRLDPLDDIMIQMDPATRNDWLRTLFSGGLLLLAGIRKSSFYKPDALVYGAVVATGYTVLSHGTSNKMRHPDILTGIVTMLSLGPSNMLYVAMITWIVNVLELLHEKQKVQSQKLYTIT from the coding sequence ATGAATCCCAAATTCTACGTTCTGCATGATATACCAGGTCGTATTCGATTTCATATCCCAGCATTGAGAGACAAGAAAAATCATGTGGAAATTGAGCATATGTTTTCTGCTTTAAAAGGTATAACGAGTGTGAGAATAGAACTCACCATTCAAACAATGCTTATTCACTATGATGTTTCACAACTTTCTCGCAATACAATTTTTCGTTATGTATCTATATTTTTTCAGCAAACGCGTTTAGATCCACTAGATGATATTATGATTCAAATGGATCCTGCCACACGAAATGATTGGTTACGTACACTGTTTTCTGGGGGGTTACTCTTATTAGCAGGTATTCGGAAATCATCTTTTTATAAACCAGATGCACTTGTATATGGAGCTGTAGTAGCAACAGGCTACACGGTCTTATCTCATGGTACGAGCAATAAAATGAGGCACCCAGACATTTTAACAGGAATTGTTACTATGTTATCTCTCGGACCATCAAATATGCTATATGTAGCGATGATTACATGGATTGTAAATGTCTTGGAATTGTTACATGAAAAGCAGAAAGTGCAATCACAAAAGTTATATACAATTACTTAA
- a CDS encoding heavy metal translocating P-type ATPase, whose protein sequence is MMFGVKVAHSLPGRTRFYIPKQLEISHIETWLRSFPGVHSASYNQVTGSLLVYHHINLSLYNLKSFIYKYKHTIKQATYSWKKVMPIIACGTIFLVNWYLQRSSCPVILKALSYWLSIFTAIGTSYDVIKDGIFHVLKERKGNANTLTAASIFASLYMKNPGSALIITLMSTISELLTDYTSEQTKHYIHSVLKLDTSYAWRVNEKGIEEKVLVEHIQVGDQVVVFTGEKIPVDGIIIDGNGTVDEASITGEYMPREISGGDNVYAGSVLQGGHLTVTVEKVGEDTSLSKIIKLLEDAQDKRAPIQNIADTVAEKMVPVSFGLALLTFVLTRNLNRAMNMLVIDFICGIKLSTATALYASIGRAAKEGAIVKGSHHIEKMSKINTVILDKTGTITEGTPVVQQVIAAEGFNQEDVIRLAATAEKNSTHPIAAAIIKQAKDWNILIPIRDDNAQVETTVGKGISTWLNGKKVVVGSSRFMNELKIKTNSLLQQMQNDENVIYVAYDQTLVGVVSIFDKIRSGMHRAVNNLRDQGINDIIMLTGDKRTVAREMARRLKLNWYHAEALPEDKAFYVKRYGRTGAVMMVGDGINDAPALAHAHVGVTMGAKRTDIASEASDVIITSDNPEMLSELVGLSRKTMNIIKQNFIATFAINGIAILFGALGIFSPIVGAAIHNAATIGVVINSARILWLGGETNESQILRSA, encoded by the coding sequence ATGATGTTTGGGGTAAAGGTAGCTCATTCTCTTCCTGGAAGAACCCGGTTTTATATACCTAAACAGCTAGAAATAAGCCATATTGAAACTTGGTTACGTTCTTTTCCAGGAGTACATTCTGCAAGCTATAATCAAGTAACTGGAAGTCTACTTGTTTATCATCATATTAATCTCTCTTTATATAACCTAAAATCGTTCATCTATAAATATAAACATACAATTAAGCAAGCAACATATTCATGGAAGAAAGTTATGCCTATCATAGCTTGTGGGACCATATTTTTAGTTAACTGGTATCTTCAACGTTCTTCGTGTCCTGTTATATTAAAGGCACTTTCTTACTGGCTTAGTATCTTTACTGCCATTGGCACTTCCTATGATGTAATTAAAGATGGTATTTTTCATGTATTAAAAGAAAGAAAAGGGAATGCAAATACATTAACAGCTGCTTCTATATTCGCTTCATTATATATGAAGAATCCAGGATCAGCTTTAATCATTACTTTAATGTCTACAATTAGTGAGCTATTAACAGACTATACATCTGAACAAACAAAACACTATATTCACTCTGTTTTAAAATTAGATACTTCATATGCTTGGAGAGTAAATGAAAAGGGCATTGAAGAGAAGGTTTTAGTAGAGCATATTCAAGTTGGTGATCAGGTCGTTGTATTTACTGGAGAGAAAATTCCTGTTGATGGAATTATAATAGATGGGAACGGGACAGTAGATGAGGCTTCAATCACTGGCGAATATATGCCACGTGAGATAAGTGGTGGGGATAACGTGTATGCAGGAAGTGTCTTACAGGGTGGACATCTTACGGTAACAGTTGAAAAAGTAGGGGAAGATACGTCCCTTTCTAAAATTATAAAATTGTTAGAGGACGCACAAGATAAACGCGCTCCTATTCAGAATATAGCTGATACAGTAGCCGAAAAAATGGTGCCTGTTTCTTTTGGTTTGGCACTACTTACATTTGTCTTAACTCGAAACCTTAACAGAGCTATGAATATGTTAGTTATTGATTTTATTTGCGGAATTAAATTATCAACAGCAACAGCTTTATACGCATCAATTGGACGTGCTGCAAAAGAAGGGGCTATTGTTAAAGGAAGTCATCATATCGAAAAGATGTCTAAAATAAATACTGTCATCCTTGATAAGACAGGAACCATTACAGAAGGAACTCCTGTAGTTCAGCAAGTGATTGCTGCTGAAGGCTTTAATCAAGAAGATGTCATTCGTTTAGCTGCAACAGCTGAGAAAAATTCCACCCATCCTATTGCCGCTGCAATTATTAAACAGGCGAAAGACTGGAACATTTTAATTCCTATTAGAGATGATAATGCTCAGGTAGAAACAACAGTAGGAAAAGGAATTTCTACTTGGTTAAATGGTAAAAAGGTTGTTGTTGGAAGTTCACGCTTTATGAATGAATTAAAGATTAAAACAAATAGCTTACTTCAACAAATGCAAAATGACGAAAATGTGATTTATGTAGCCTATGATCAAACACTTGTAGGAGTAGTTAGCATTTTTGACAAAATACGTTCTGGCATGCACCGCGCAGTGAATAACCTTCGAGATCAAGGTATTAACGACATTATTATGCTTACCGGAGACAAGAGAACGGTTGCAAGAGAAATGGCACGTCGCTTAAAACTGAACTGGTACCATGCAGAGGCTTTGCCAGAGGATAAAGCCTTTTATGTGAAAAGATATGGAAGAACAGGGGCTGTCATGATGGTAGGTGATGGTATTAATGATGCTCCAGCTTTAGCTCATGCCCATGTAGGTGTAACGATGGGCGCTAAACGAACAGACATTGCTTCAGAAGCCAGTGACGTTATCATTACATCTGATAACCCAGAGATGCTTTCTGAGTTAGTTGGATTATCTAGAAAAACCATGAACATTATTAAACAAAATTTTATTGCCACATTTGCTATTAATGGTATTGCAATTTTATTCGGTGCTTTAGGTATCTTCTCTCCAATTGTGGGAGCAGCTATTCATAATGCAGCCACTATTGGTGTAGTAATAAATAGTGCAAGAATTTTATGGTTAGGGGGGGAAACTAATGAATCCCAAATTCTACGTTCTGCATGA
- a CDS encoding HMA2 domain-containing protein → MLPTVIGLGASFIAPKIMSQFRDQKIKVLHAMPGRLRIQCDSWKHRIIARTLTEEVKKHPLILTSQASEITGSLVLQFVVPHINQEELDELMSYIVQIASNAILKIDATLMNGMTNTLGFIDKGIKKQTNGFADLDSLFILFLLGKGIQTFGSAPAFSASLLYWSYSIIKDKGEKNR, encoded by the coding sequence ATGCTTCCTACTGTAATTGGTTTAGGTGCCTCTTTTATTGCCCCTAAAATTATGTCTCAATTCCGTGATCAAAAAATAAAAGTATTACATGCTATGCCTGGTCGGTTGCGTATACAATGTGACAGTTGGAAGCACCGTATTATTGCACGTACTTTAACTGAAGAAGTAAAAAAACATCCTCTTATTTTAACTTCACAAGCTTCAGAAATAACCGGAAGTTTAGTACTTCAATTTGTTGTACCTCATATTAATCAAGAAGAGTTAGATGAACTGATGAGTTATATCGTACAAATAGCATCTAACGCCATTTTAAAGATAGATGCTACATTGATGAATGGCATGACTAATACACTTGGATTTATAGACAAAGGGATTAAAAAGCAAACCAATGGTTTTGCTGATCTTGATAGTTTATTTATTCTATTTTTATTAGGAAAAGGAATTCAGACGTTTGGAAGTGCGCCTGCTTTCTCCGCAAGCTTACTTTATTGGTCATACAGCATCATTAAAGATAAGGGGGAAAAGAATAGGTGA
- a CDS encoding HMA2 domain-containing protein: MKYVERKLHKLQINLVHFIPGRIRLRSTVWKENKRLVELIISNLKSQVLVYDALFTPDTGSLLITYNASHMTNNKEIEEWFQLIEQIYQEEYRS, translated from the coding sequence ATGAAGTATGTAGAGAGAAAATTACATAAATTACAAATTAATCTTGTGCATTTCATTCCAGGAAGAATTAGACTTCGATCAACTGTTTGGAAAGAAAATAAAAGATTAGTTGAATTAATTATTTCAAATTTGAAATCTCAGGTTCTTGTATATGATGCATTATTTACACCAGATACCGGGAGTTTACTCATTACATATAATGCTTCTCACATGACAAATAACAAAGAAATTGAAGAGTGGTTTCAACTTATTGAGCAAATATACCAAGAAGAATATAGATCTTAA
- a CDS encoding permease, whose protein sequence is MTTLSQLSKDLIGVLLLLLFGYCFFFVDINTKDLAIPASLLNVNSIFLSIVLEAIPFILLGVFASALIQVFVSEELIQRLIPKNPYIALIPAVLVSTLLPVCECAIIPVIRRLLKKGMPLHIGVVILVGAPILNPVVFAATFYAFQSNTPIVYSRMGLAVAACILIGLSVYFFFKNSNQLRDVYVHEHEEAKAGNKLKQTLYHASDEFFDMGKYLLFGALVASLFQTFLDRQLLTNLASNDYMSSAVMMGFAYVLSLCSEADAFVASSFSHTFSPTALLAFLLYGPMMDFKNTIMLLAFFKKRFAFSLILIITVIVYLIVMTYGIVSR, encoded by the coding sequence ATGACAACTCTATCACAATTAAGTAAAGACCTAATAGGTGTTTTATTACTACTGCTTTTTGGTTATTGTTTTTTCTTTGTTGATATAAATACGAAAGATTTAGCTATTCCAGCATCCTTATTAAATGTAAACTCCATTTTTTTAAGTATTGTACTTGAAGCTATTCCGTTTATCCTGCTTGGAGTATTTGCATCTGCTCTTATTCAAGTATTTGTCTCTGAAGAACTTATTCAACGTTTGATTCCAAAAAATCCATATATTGCGCTTATACCGGCTGTTTTAGTAAGTACTCTTTTACCCGTTTGTGAATGCGCCATTATTCCCGTTATAAGAAGGCTATTAAAAAAAGGAATGCCTCTTCATATTGGCGTTGTTATTCTAGTCGGGGCACCTATTTTAAACCCAGTTGTATTTGCTGCCACTTTTTATGCTTTCCAGTCAAATACGCCCATCGTCTACAGTCGTATGGGTCTGGCTGTTGCTGCTTGTATATTAATTGGTCTATCCGTTTATTTCTTTTTTAAAAATTCCAATCAGCTACGAGATGTATACGTTCACGAACATGAGGAAGCAAAAGCAGGAAATAAGTTAAAACAAACGTTGTATCATGCCAGTGATGAATTTTTCGATATGGGCAAATACTTATTATTTGGTGCACTCGTAGCAAGTCTATTTCAAACCTTTTTAGATAGACAACTATTGACGAATCTTGCAAGCAATGACTACATGTCTTCTGCCGTTATGATGGGATTTGCTTATGTGCTGTCACTTTGTTCAGAAGCAGATGCTTTTGTTGCTTCATCTTTTTCTCATACATTTTCACCTACAGCTCTTCTTGCCTTCCTACTATATGGACCTATGATGGATTTTAAAAACACTATTATGCTGCTGGCTTTTTTTAAAAAACGTTTTGCATTTAGTCTGATTCTTATCATTACTGTGATTGTGTATCTTATCGTCATGACTTATGGAATAGTTAGTAGATAG
- a CDS encoding TIGR03943 family putative permease subunit: MKKIDQQFIIYIRGILLIGFSLLMFKLILTGKIIQFIVPKMMPFILFSSGTFFLLGIIQIWRSSVNKDLSCECGHDHIEKGKIQTAFVYSLFLLPIMTGFLLSNHTLDSSVAIKRGLNFSVNTPDTQQPADDKKSDTTNSKLETYTNDLLDGNSEETPQNVPTNHQNSITAKVAPKGFYELLQKKILKQSVISINDTNYIPVMNIIENNTDQFIGKKIEVNGFVYREKGFKDNQLVVARFGISCCAADASVYGLLSTLENASALKKDTWVHITGIIQKTTYNGENTPYIQVQQIESIHPPDNPYVYELYQGEQLIGPGE, encoded by the coding sequence ATGAAAAAAATTGATCAGCAATTTATTATTTATATAAGGGGAATATTACTAATTGGTTTTTCCCTTCTTATGTTTAAACTCATATTAACAGGTAAAATCATTCAATTTATTGTGCCTAAAATGATGCCTTTTATATTGTTTTCTTCTGGTACCTTTTTTTTGTTGGGAATTATACAAATTTGGCGAAGTAGTGTAAATAAGGATTTATCTTGTGAATGCGGTCATGATCATATTGAAAAAGGAAAAATTCAAACAGCTTTTGTTTATTCTTTATTTCTATTGCCTATTATGACGGGCTTTTTATTGTCTAACCATACACTTGATAGTTCGGTTGCAATAAAAAGAGGATTAAATTTTTCAGTTAATACACCTGATACTCAACAACCCGCAGATGATAAAAAAAGTGACACTACCAATTCAAAATTAGAAACATATACAAATGATTTATTAGATGGAAATTCAGAAGAAACACCGCAGAATGTTCCAACAAACCATCAAAACAGTATTACTGCTAAAGTAGCACCTAAAGGTTTTTATGAGTTGCTTCAAAAGAAGATACTCAAGCAATCGGTAATTTCTATAAATGACACGAATTATATTCCAGTCATGAATATTATTGAAAACAACACAGATCAGTTTATTGGAAAAAAAATCGAAGTAAATGGTTTTGTATATCGTGAAAAAGGATTTAAAGATAATCAACTCGTTGTTGCTCGTTTTGGAATATCTTGTTGTGCAGCAGATGCATCTGTATACGGCTTATTATCTACCCTAGAAAATGCCTCAGCATTAAAAAAAGATACATGGGTTCATATAACAGGAATAATACAAAAAACTACGTATAACGGAGAAAATACCCCCTATATTCAGGTTCAACAGATTGAGTCCATTCATCCACCTGATAACCCATACGTATATGAACTTTACCAAGGTGAACAACTGATAGGCCCTGGTGAGTAA
- a CDS encoding cation:proton antiporter: MHFPLKEPVLIFGFAVLIFLLFPILMGKLRIPAIIGPIIAGIIVGPNGLEILARDSTIQLLGTVGLLFIMFIAGLELDLDGFKKYRNRSILFGLLSFLIPLILGILVGLWLNLSMLSAILFGSIFSTHTLLGYPAISRLGVAKNQAVTTAVGGTLLTDSLALLFLAVITGASEGHLTVGFFVYLIIATALFAIVVLLLTPYLTKWFFKRSNNEGTTEFNFVLAILFVAGAISLFVGLEPIIGAFLAGLALNRYIYDHGPLMNRIRFTANALFIPFFLLSVGMLMDLGVLISSPKALLTIVLITIVAIGSKLLASWVTSKVYGYSKTESKVIFGLSTTHAAATLAITLVGYQFGLFDQQIINAVIIVILVTCILGPYLCEKYGRKLAVAQDKEVLDDTLPERILITITNSNIMESLLDLGFVLKKAKKTEEPIYPLTVVQKDLKQAGNDVAQAERMLGHALTYASGADIPVKLLTRVDHNIGWGIERAATEERITTIIVGWDGSGKGSQKVFGRVIDNFLEHTYQRSLITTIKQPLNTMERVILVLPNNIVHKPGFEDSLSIIKGIASQLNTTIQGLVIRDDLEAYRKASEQVHPNVEVEFQSIDCWNSVYKNDLNNIKSTDLVILLSARKGTVAWHPELETLPKKLASMNLENFIVFYPTEMKETDIRGSRGTEIPKELLFKSDYED; this comes from the coding sequence ATGCACTTCCCTCTAAAAGAACCAGTTCTCATATTTGGTTTTGCTGTATTAATCTTTTTGTTATTCCCTATACTCATGGGAAAACTAAGGATACCTGCTATTATTGGTCCCATTATTGCAGGTATTATCGTCGGACCAAATGGTCTAGAAATATTAGCACGAGATTCAACCATTCAATTGCTTGGAACAGTTGGATTATTATTTATTATGTTTATAGCAGGCCTTGAGTTAGACCTTGATGGTTTCAAAAAATACCGAAATCGCAGCATTTTATTTGGTCTCCTCTCGTTTTTAATCCCATTGATTCTTGGAATACTAGTAGGGTTATGGCTTAATCTCAGCATGCTATCAGCTATTTTATTCGGTAGCATTTTCTCTACACATACTCTTTTAGGGTACCCTGCCATCAGCCGACTTGGCGTCGCAAAAAACCAGGCTGTCACCACAGCAGTTGGCGGTACATTATTAACAGATAGCTTGGCATTACTTTTCCTTGCAGTAATAACAGGTGCCTCTGAAGGCCATTTAACCGTTGGCTTTTTTGTATACTTGATTATTGCAACTGCCCTTTTTGCTATAGTTGTTCTACTTTTGACCCCTTATCTCACAAAGTGGTTCTTTAAACGTTCTAATAATGAAGGAACTACAGAATTCAACTTTGTTCTGGCCATTTTATTCGTTGCAGGGGCAATCTCCTTATTTGTGGGATTAGAACCAATCATCGGCGCATTTTTAGCCGGTCTAGCCTTAAATCGGTACATTTACGATCATGGACCATTAATGAATCGAATTCGCTTTACGGCAAATGCCTTATTTATTCCATTTTTCTTATTATCTGTAGGTATGTTAATGGATCTTGGTGTTCTTATTTCGAGCCCTAAAGCATTACTAACCATTGTATTAATTACAATTGTAGCAATTGGAAGTAAACTACTTGCCAGTTGGGTTACGAGTAAAGTATATGGTTATTCTAAGACTGAAAGTAAGGTAATATTTGGACTTTCCACTACCCATGCTGCAGCAACATTGGCAATAACACTTGTTGGATATCAATTTGGATTATTTGACCAGCAAATCATAAATGCTGTAATTATTGTCATTTTAGTTACTTGTATTCTGGGGCCCTACTTGTGTGAAAAATATGGAAGGAAATTGGCTGTTGCACAAGATAAAGAAGTACTGGACGATACACTTCCGGAACGTATATTAATCACAATTACAAATTCAAATATAATGGAATCTTTACTTGATTTAGGATTTGTTCTTAAAAAGGCGAAAAAGACAGAAGAACCGATTTATCCCTTAACAGTCGTTCAAAAGGATTTAAAACAAGCAGGTAATGACGTAGCACAAGCTGAAAGAATGCTTGGACACGCTCTTACATATGCATCAGGGGCAGATATTCCCGTTAAGTTATTGACACGGGTAGATCATAATATTGGATGGGGCATCGAACGTGCTGCTACAGAGGAACGAATCACAACAATTATCGTGGGATGGGATGGTTCAGGTAAAGGAAGCCAAAAGGTCTTCGGTAGAGTTATTGATAATTTCCTTGAACATACCTATCAACGCTCACTTATAACCACGATCAAGCAGCCGTTGAATACGATGGAACGAGTGATTCTTGTTCTGCCAAATAATATCGTACACAAACCAGGTTTTGAAGATTCACTTTCAATTATTAAAGGCATTGCATCCCAACTCAACACGACAATTCAAGGCCTTGTCATTCGTGATGACTTAGAAGCTTATAGAAAAGCTTCGGAACAGGTACATCCTAATGTCGAAGTCGAGTTCCAATCCATTGATTGCTGGAATTCCGTTTATAAAAATGATTTGAACAATATTAAGTCAACTGATCTTGTGATTTTATTAAGTGCTAGAAAAGGAACTGTGGCATGGCACCCAGAATTAGAAACTTTACCGAAAAAACTAGCTTCAATGAATCTTGAGAACTTCATCGTGTTCTACCCCACGGAAATGAAGGAAACAGATATTCGAGGCTCACGTGGCACGGAAATCCCAAAAGAATTACTTTTTAAAAGTGATTATGAGGACTAA